The Triticum urartu cultivar G1812 chromosome 5, Tu2.1, whole genome shotgun sequence genome contains the following window.
TCGTCGCCACGCCAATCTCTCGCGTCCACGATGTTGGAGCACTCGCACCTCTTCTCATCCCAGTCGTACATATCCTCCGTGCAGAGGAGCGTGATGCGGCCACGATCTTCGATGCACCACGGGTTGAGCTTTGCGATGATGAGATGGTTGTCGCCGCGATGGCGAATGAGTCCGAcggagtgggggcacgtgatgcCACCGTTGTGAGGGAGGATGCCCAGTGTTCTGCGGATCCACGGGTCGCAGAGGTAGTAGGAGATCCCGGTCGTGGTGCAACCGCAGAGGAGAATGACGCCGCAGCTATCGACCGCTGCGACGGAGGGGTAGTGCAGCATGCTGCCGGCGGACATGTCGACGTTACTCGTGGCGGTTACGTGGGAGGGGAGCAGAGCTTTCTCGAAGGTGAAGGACATGTTGGTGGATTTCTCGAAGATGCTATGATTGTTTCCCTCCTTGGCCACCACCCTCGGGATGCCGTACAGGATGAACCACTCCGCCGCCACTGGGGTGGGGCCATTGCCAGATCGGAGGAGATTCGAGCTGTTAGGGTTCCGTGTATCGTGTAAGGGGATAAGGAATGTCACGCACTAGAGAATATGGACAAAGAATTCGATACTATGGAGATCTCATACTACGGTGATCTTCGCGCACCAGAGAATATGGACGGAGCGGAACGTGAGGATTTTCAGCGATACGCATCTCACCCCACGGTGCAAGAAGTTTTGAAGAAATAAAAGGCTAGAGTAGATAGCTGTGATCTTCCCAGGACCTTTTTTCCTTCGGTTTTGCTAGACGTCAGTCGCACGAAATTTGAATTTGGGTCAATTGATTCGGTGGAGAGGAGGCAGCAACCGCGGAGGAGTACCGAGGCCGTCGGCGGAGGCAGCAGTAGCCGCGGCGGAGTAGCTCCTCGTCTATCTTAGGGGTGCAGTGGATGCAGGGGAAGCATCATCATCCTTGTCTATCTTAGGGGTAACGGGGGGTGTGGGTTCGCCAGCGTCGGAATTGAAGGTCTGCCAGGGTTAGAGGTAATGCCTTGGGCGGCGGCAAGGCTCGGCGATGTGGGAGGTTGAGGGGAGTGTGGGGCAGCGAGGCAGCCGTGGGAGCGCAACCGGCCAGCGACGAAAGCAGGCGGAAAGGCCGACGGTGGCTTGACGGTTTGAAGAAAGAAAACGATGGCTAGAGGTTGAAGACGCTCATTTGGACGTCCATTCTTCATCAGATGGCTAAACTAGTCAAGTGACCCAAATTGCATTCTCCAACGCAGGTGCTAAGGTCGGGCGCTAGGGTTAGAATCCTGGTAGTTTTTCTCAGATCCCGTCCGATTCCAGGAAATAGGCTAGCATCGATGCCGCATCAGTCGTCGGGCGCTAGCCCAATTGCTCGCTCTTTTTTTCATGTCAATAGCGCCCGTACTTGGCATCTAGCACTGGAAACAGGGCGCTAGGCCAGACGCCAGGAAGAAAAACATTTTTTATTATGGCCTAAGCGTCTAATTAGACGCCTTACAGTGTAGATGCCCTTAGCATCTCGTTTCTAGCCGGTCTCTTTTTCCTTCATGTACTTCTTGCACGGCACAACTTTTGTACCGCATGCACGCTTGTACCAATAAACTCTCTTTTCTTTCTTATTAATAAAGATCGGCCAAGGCCTTTCGATTCACAATCCAGAATTGCAAGAGTTCATTTGTCCTAACTGCCACATATGGCACCCTAGTTTGTCACCAtttatttgtttctttttttctttgtgGTGATGTCTAATTGGTGTGCTTGACTACTTGTTTTACATAAAACAACTTATACATAGAAACTACGAATGAACTTTCCCAAGTTTTGGAAGCACGTATAAGTTATGCTAGTTAGTTAATGAGGACAGATATCAGAATAAAGAAATAGGATGGAAAGGGAATATACTAGTCAGATCTCTAAGATAATGTCCAGAGATTCATAGATGCACCTTCCTTCAAGGAACCATACCATGAAATTTCACAGCCACAAATCAAAATGGATGGCTAAATTATATGTAGAAAAAGAATAAGACATCAAGCTCATCAGTGCTACGATTTAGGCTCTTCTCCCCTCAAAAAAAGGAATTGGTATGATCTAAGCTTGGTGTTTTCGTATATTCATGCAATTTACTTCCGCTAGCGAAGTTTTAAAACTCATAAAATAcactatttatttatttactaaATTTCCAAGAAATTCGCTAATGCAGGCATGGCTGGACTTACTGCGTATGCTGGATTTTTCGACGTATCAAAACCAAAGCAAGGCGACTATGTTTTCATCTCATCAGCATTGGGCGCCGTCGGGCAGCTTGTTGGACAGCTTGCCAAGATCACTGGCTGCTATGTGGTTGGCAGTGCTGGTTCCGATGAGAAGGTTTTCCTTTTTTCTGCATACTCATTTTTTCCACGTGCTCTGTATCATTGAAATTGTCTAATAGTTCACTCCCGCAATTGAATGATGAATTGGTTGAATAACTTCAAGAGTTTTTCACTAACCTAAAATATACCCCTCTCtaaagaaatataagatcatTTAGATTACTATATTAGTGATCTAAGcgatcttatatttctttacggagggagagCTCCGTAATGGTATGAAAATAATGTGATGGCTTTTATAATGGTTGCatgctttaccattgggatcatAATACTACTTATTTCTACTAAGTGAATTATATTTGACCATTCCATTGTGAAGAAAGTCAGCCTGTATGCACATTTTCAATGATAACCATTTTATAGTAACCCCTGGCCAATTGGCAAGGTGTTATATTTACCTTTCTTGTCCTCTTGCCAAAGAACCCTAGCCCTAAAGAAGTAAATCATTGTAATCACTCCATCATGGACTCAGATGATGGAGAGTATGTAAATCATTGTAATCCTACCTCCTAAAGTCAGAAATCTAGCCTGCAAGTAACCAAGTTATTCTCAATTTCTCTTCTATGCTTTTAATAATATGTACAGGAATGCCAAAGTATAATGGAGGAGTCCCACCGTTCAACTTTGAAAGGTGAAAGTATGAGAAAATTCTTTGTCTTTATGGTAACTGCAGGTCAACCTCCTAAAAACCAAGTTTGGCTTTGACGATGCTTTCAACTACAAGAAGGAAGAGGACCTCAACGCCGCACTAAAGAGGTTCTAAAAGCCATTTTCCTTATGAAATTCTAAGTTCCAATCACAAATGGCTACTAACCTTTTCcacaaaaaagaaacaaaagcTAAACATGGTTCCCTCCCCCGTGATATTTCCTCTCAGATGCTTCCCGCAGGGCATTGACATCTACTTCGAGAACGTGGGCGGTGCGATGCTAGCCGCGGTGCTGCCCAACATGAGGATGAATGGCCGGATCACCGTGTGTGGGATGATCTCGCAATACAACCTGGAGCAGCCGAATGGTGCCCCTAACCTCTTTTGCTTGGTTGCCAAGCGCATCCGCATGGAGGGATTCATGGTCCTGGACTACTTCGGGACCTACAACAAGTTCGAGGAGGAGATAGCGGGTTACCTCAAGGAAGGGAAGATCAGTGTTGTTGAGGATGTTGCTGAGGGGATCGAGAATGTGTCAACGGCGCTCATCGGGCTCTTCTCCGGGCACAACATTGGGAAGCAGCTTGTCACCATCGCACATGAGTGACATGACAGGCTAACAGAAAGGGCATGGGGATGCAATATATTCATATTGGACGTGTGGAAGTGTTCGTGTTTACGATTGACCTATGTATATCGATGGGATGTCAAAAATATTGGTATTTTATCTCTATTTTTAcctcttttatatatacatacaATACAAATATTATTGTTAAATTGTAGCATTTTGAATATGGATTTTGTTGAATACTTTGGACCATTTGTGTGAGTCAACTATGGCCCATGTGCCACATTTGAGGAATAGTggggggtcgagggttccagaaACTTAGCTAGAGCTCCAGGTAAAAATGGGAGGGCCTCAAATCATTGTACACTAGGTATAAGTTATGAAAAAAATGTACATAAGGTATAAACCTTTTATGCTATGTTTTTTGTGTTCTTAGAGGTAGCCATCATATGCCAGAGATAGCACCATATGGAATAAAGGTTTCATGACTACATTTCAATCGGAGCCAACACTAGGAGCCAACCTAATGATGTTTCTAACTTGACAACTACTTATGTCCTGATTTATTGGTCCCTTGGTGCTAGAGGAGAGGGTTCCGATCTTTCCATGAGATGATAActttctgtaagtgcatctagtgccacccctagttggttttggagtattgacgacaaacctggttgagggactaatgtgtttgtgagaattgcaggataacacaggtaatagtccctcattgattcagttttcc
Protein-coding sequences here:
- the LOC125508165 gene encoding 2-alkenal reductase (NADP(+)-dependent)-like, producing MAAAEVSNKGVILKQFVTGCPTEDDLELVTGVVRLAVPPGSASVMVKNLYVSCDPYMRNRMSEHNEASYIEQFVPGEVLATFSVGRVVASGHPNFKSGDLVWGMSGCEEYTLITDPESLFKINHPELPLSYYTGVLGMAGLTAYAGFFDVSKPKQGDYVFISSALGAVGQLVGQLAKITGCYVVGSAGSDEKVNLLKTKFGFDDAFNYKKEEDLNAALKRCFPQGIDIYFENVGGAMLAAVLPNMRMNGRITVCGMISQYNLEQPNGAPNLFCLVAKRIRMEGFMVLDYFGTYNKFEEEIAGYLKEGKISVVEDVAEGIENVSTALIGLFSGHNIGKQLVTIAHE